The Glycine soja cultivar W05 chromosome 6, ASM419377v2, whole genome shotgun sequence genome has a window encoding:
- the LOC114414524 gene encoding epidermal growth factor receptor substrate 15-like 1: MDQFESFFRRADLDGDGRISGAEAVSFFQGSNLPKQVLAQVWAYADQAKTGFLGRAEFFNALRLVTVAQSKRDLTPDIVKAALYGPAAAKIPAPQINLAAVPQQRPNSMPGAGSVGQMGVTAPNLAQSFPYRGQGLAGPGANPQYYPSQQNPGMRPPQSMPAGGGLHPQQGVAGPDISRGVNMGGHSFSNPGVSNDWNNVRPGMVATRPAGMIPSAALPSSTSPISPMPQSTTVNTKALGVSGNGFSSNSVLGNDFFSDASSTQKQEPAGQSYSVSNVSSAIVPVSTASQPASKPNSLDSLQGAYSSMLPANSQFQRPQSAPITTQQISPPASSSPHTPSGMTAGLGNANSDNSQLSWPKMKPTDVQKYTKVFMEVDTDRDGKITGEQARSLFLSWRLPIDVLKKVWDLSDQDNDSMLSLKEFCFALYLMERYREGRPLPQSLPSNVMFDETLMSMTGQPKSAYGNAAWGIGQGFRQQQGIPGARPVAPTAGLRPSVHGSSARADGTQQPNQQKSGTPVLEDSFLNGEQNILNSKPQEAATAEKKFEETQNVILDSKEKIELYRNKMQELVLYRSRCDNRLNEITERASADKREAESLGKKYEEKYKQVAEIVSKLTVEEAKFRDIQDRKVELQQAIVKMVQGGSADGILQVRAERIQSDLEELFKALAERCKKHGIDVKSITMVQLPAGWQPGIPEGAALWDEEWDKFEDEGFANDLTFASSKPNPAFIDGEQNLSDDNSVHGSPVNANGKQENSANGDYTVEDESYAHSEDDLARSPHSLAGRSTLGSPSRDFSNAHFGKSFEADAETHRSFDESTWGAFDNNEDVDSVWGFNTKTKDSDFEQGDFFKSDDFGINPVRTGSTHTDGTFQSKSPFAFDDSVPATPVSKFAFDDSVPATPVSKFGNSPRYSEAGDHFFDMSRFDSFRHESGYSPQPERLTRFDSISSSSKDFGYNNDKFTRFDSISSSKDFGYNNDKFTRFDSISSSKDFGYNPETLTRFDSMSSSTDLGFGRQGHARFDSISSTKDFGHSGPFSFDDSDPFGSSGPFKVSSENHSPKKGSDNWSAF, translated from the exons ATGGATCAGTTCGAATCGTTTTTCAGGAGAGCAGATTTGGACGGAGATGGCAGAATCAGTGGAGCCGAAGCTGTCTCTTTCTTTCAGGGATCCAATTTGCCCAAACAAGTCCTCGCTCAG GTGTGGGCGTATGCTGATCAGGCCAAAACGGGATTCCTTGGCCGCGCAGAGTTTTTTAATGCTCTGAGGTTAGTCACTGTGGCTCAGAGTAAGCGAGATTTAACGCCTGATATTGTGAAGGCAGCGTTGTATGGTCCTGCTGCTGCTAAAATCCCTGCGCCACAGATTAATCTTGCTGCCGTGCCTCAACAACGTCCAAATTCGATGCCTGGTGCTGGGTCTGTCGGGCAGATGGGTGTTACCGCACCCAATTTGGCTCAAAGTTTTCCCTATAGAGGACAAGGGTTGGCAGGTCCTGGTGCAAACCCGCAATATTATCCTTCGCAGCAGAATCCTGGCATGAGACCTCCTCAATCCATGCCTGCTGGTGGCGGTCTGCATCCACAACAGGGTGTTGCAGGTCCAGATATTTCTAGAGGAGTTAACATGGGTGGTCACAGTTTCTCAAATCCTGGCGTCTCAAATGATTGGAATAATGTAAGGCCCGGTATGGTTGCTACCAGACCTGCAGGAATGATCCCGTCAGCTGCCTTACCGTCGTCCACATCTCCAATCTCACCAATGCCCCAGTCAACAACTGTTAACACTAAAGCATTAGGTGTTTCTGGAAATGGGTTCTCCTCCAATTCAGTTTTGGGCAATGATTTTTTCTCTGATGCCTCATCGACACAGAAACAAGAACCTGCTGGACAGAGTTATTCTGTCAGCAATGTCTCATCAGCCATTGTTCCTGTTTCCACTGCTTCCCAACCTGCAAGTAAACCAAATTCACTTGACTCATTGCAGGGTGCATATTCTTCAATGCTGCCTGCAAATAGTCAGTTTCAGCGGCCACAGTCTGCACCAATCACAACCCAGCAAATTTCACCACCAGCTTCTTCTTCACCACATACACCATCTGGGATGACAGCTGGGCTTGGAAATGCAAATTCTGACAATTCACAGCTTTCTTGGCCAAAAATGAAACCTACTGATGTGCAGAAGTATACAAAGGTGTTTATGGAAGTTGACACTGACAGGGATGGGAAAATCACTGGGGAGCAGGCACGCAGTCTATTTTTAAGCTGGAGATTACCCATAG ATGTCTTAAAGAAGGTGTGGGACTTGTCTGATCAGGACAATGATAGCATGCTTTCATTGAAGGAGTTTTGCTTTGCTCTTTATTTGATGGAACGTTACAGGGAAGGTCGGCCTCTTCCACAGTCTCTTCCAAGCAATGTTATGTTTGACGAGACACTGATGTCAATGACAGGCCAACCAAAAAGTGCTTATGGAAATGCAGCCTGGGGTATTGGCCAAG GTTTTCGGCAGCAACAAGGTATTCCAGGTGCTCGGCCAGTGGCACCAACAGCTGGTTTGAGGCCATCAGTGCATGGAAGTTCTGCCCGGGCTGATGGCACTCAACAGCCCAATCAGCAAAAGTCAGGAACACCTGTGTTGGAGGATTCCTTTTTGAATGGTGAGCAGAATATATTGAATTCAAAGCCTCAAGAGGCAGCAACTGCAGAGAAAAAG TTTGAAGAAACTCAGAATGTGATTTTGGATTCAAAAGAGAAGATTGAGTTATACCGCAACAAAATGCAGGAACTG GTTCTATATAGAAGCAGATGTGATAATCGACTAAATGAGATTACAGAAAGGGCGTCTGCGGATAAGCGTGAG GCAGAATCATTGGGCAAGAAATATGAAGAGAAATACAAACAAGTAGCAGAAATAGTATCAAAATTGACTGTTGAAGAAGCTAAATTTCGTGATATTCAg GATAGGAAGGTGGAGTTGCAGCAAGCAATTGTCAAAATGGTACAAGGAGGCAGTGCAGATGGTATCCTTCAG GTCCGTGCTGAACGCATACAGTCGGATCTTGAGGAGTTATTTAAGGCTCTGGCTGAACGGTGCAAGAAACATGGGATAGATGTGAAGTCAATTACAATGGTTCAGCTTCCTGCTG GTTGGCAACCTGGAATTCCAGAGGGAGCAGCTCTTTGGGATGAAGAGTGGGATAAATTTGAGGATGAAG GATTTGCTAATGATCTCACTTTTGCATCTTCAAAACCGAATCCTGCATTTATTGATGGAGAACAAAATTTATCTGATGATAATTCTGTTCATGGTTCACCTGTGAATGCAAATGGGAAGCAAGAAAATTCTGCTAATGGTGATTATACAGTTGAGGATGAATCCTATGCACACAGTGAAGATGACTTGGCAAGAAGCCCCCATAGTCTAGCTGGGAGGAGTACGTTGGGTAGTCCTTCTCGAGACTTTTCAAATGCTCATTTTGGAAAAAGTTTCGAAGCAGATGCAGAAACACACag AAGTTTTGATGAATCAACCTGGGGTGCATTTGACAACAACGAAGATGTGGACTCAGTGTGGGGTTTTAACACTAAGACCAAG GACTCTGACTTCGAGCAGGGAGATTTCTTTAAATCCGATGATTTTGGTATAAACCCAGTTAGAACAGGATCTACACATACAGATGGCACGTTCCAGTCAAAAAGCCCATTTGCTTTTGATGATTCAGTGCCTGCAACTCCAGTTTCCAAATTTGCTTTTGATGATTCAGTGCCTGCAACTCCAGTTTCCAAGTTCGGAAACTCTCCAAGGTACAGTGAGGCAGGGGATCACTTCTTTGACATGTCAAGGTTTGATTCCTTCAGGCACGAAAGTGGATATTCTCCACAACCAGAGAGGCTCACGAGATTTGATTCCATAAGTAGTAGCAGCAAGGATTTTGGTTACAATAATGATAAATTCACAAGGTTTGATTCCATAAGTAGCAGCAAGGATTTTGGCTACAATAATGATAAATTCACAAGGTTTGACTCCATAAGTAGCAGCAAGGATTTTGGCTACAATCCTGAGACGCTCACAAGGTTTGATTCCATGAGTAGCAGCACTGATTTGGGCTTCGGTCGACAGGGACATGCAAGGTTTGACTCAATTAGTAGCACCAAGGACTTCGGTCACAGTGGTCCGTTCTCTTTTGATGACTCTGATCCATTCGGCTCCTCTGGCCCTTTTAAGGTCTCTTCAGAAAATCATTCTCCGAAGAAAGGTTCAGATAACTGGAGTGCATTCTAG